Within Sorghum bicolor cultivar BTx623 chromosome 2, Sorghum_bicolor_NCBIv3, whole genome shotgun sequence, the genomic segment GGGATGCCGGCATGGTATGGTAATGCCATTGCAGTGTATTGCTGGTGATGTGTGCTTGCTGTGAAGAAGAACCTGATCGATCAGCCCCGGAGCCCCCTTCCTCTTTACGCTTgctgtgagagagagagggtagTACTCGTAGGAAGTAAGTAAACAAAAGCAAAGGTAAACAGCATGATTAAAGGGCTGTTAAGAAAGATAAAGCGAGGCGGAAGCGAGACACTTAAAAATAAGGTCCATCAAGGTTAAACAACGCCGGCCATGGTGGTGGTGATTAGGAGGAGTAAAGCGGCTGCCTGCAACTCCTGCAGCTAATCCTCGCCGTGGCTGGCTCACCATGCATGGTGGTAGTGGTATCACTACTGGTGAAACTACAACAGCTACTGAACAACTGCTAGTAGACCTATAAATCTGACAAGCCTTTGCCTACAAgcccctctctccctctctctctctctctctctctctctctctcgtatATAGTCTATGCTCTCCCCACTTTCGTAGCTAGCTCTTCTTCCTATGCCCCTCGCCGGAACAGATAGCATCAGAATCTCCAGTGGCTGGCTAGGCATCTTTCCTTTTCCTGCCATAGGCCGTGACGAGAGCTTCTTGCTTGCGTGCTTGCTCCGGCTATCATATTGCCTGCCTATGAAGCTCTCTGGCCAATGGACGGAGGAGCAGAGCTACTTCTTCCTCGCTAGCCTTTCTCGTCTCTGATTCGTCCATTGACCTTCGGTGAGCTCGGCCACTTCTGCGCTCCCGGCCCCCGCGACTTGTCGCGTCTACTCTTGTGTGACTGCTACTACAAGCAACCTGCAAGCGATGGACATGAACGAGAGCGGCGAGAAAGGGATGGAGGGCAACGCGTCGTCCGGCGCCGCCGGCATCCCGGTGGAGTGGCAGACCCAATTCAGCGCCGCCGCCTTCTCGTgcgcgccgccgcagcagcagcaggttcCAATGATGGACTCCGCCTTCGCGTCCGCCGCCGGCCTGTGGGCGTCCACCTCCCAGGCCATGGCGCTCTCCGACGTCGGCGCCATGTCGGCCGCGCGGGGCGGTGGCGGCTTCTTGGCGCCGGTCCCCGGTTTcctccctcagggcctcggccaTTTCCCCGTCGACTCCGGCTTCATCGAGCGCGCCGCGCGGGCGTCCtgcttcggcggcggcggcggggtgaTGGGTGCTACCGCTGGCTACGGCACAGCTGATCATCAGACCATGAACAACGCGTTCAGTGGCTCCTCAGAGGCGCTGTTGGATCACCAGAGGAAGGACGGCAACGACAAGGGCGAGCCGGAGCTCGGCCGGAACGGCCACGACGGGGTGCTGAGCTCGGAGGCTGCTGCTGGGGACTGCTCGTCCAAGGGGACCTcggactccaagaagaggagaAGGCCTAACGAGGTGAGCTACCTAGCGCTCTTCTTGCTTGCTGCTTGCTTGTGTCTGCAGCTTTTCCACTGCCGTTTCAAAAACCTGTCGAAGGATCGATCTAGCTAAGTTAAAATGGATGGATACATCTGTGCGTGTTCTGATGAAAGGTGATGGGAGGCGATCAGGTTCAGTCGGCCAACCTGCCCGCGGACTCGGCAAACGAGAGCGTGCACAGCAAGGACAAAGGCGAGGAGAGCAGCCCGGCAACGACCACCGGACCCGGAAAGTCGAAAGGGAAGGGGGCGAAAGAGACCTCCGAGTCTCAGAAGGAAGACTACATTCATGTCCGAGCTCGGCGCGGACAGGCAACCAACAGCCACAGCCTAGCAGAAAGGGTACGGATTTGATCAAAGGGTGACACCCCCAATGTTTACCGTTAGTTTGCTGTGGAACCTTGGATCGCTCTGAAATTGACATGACTGGTCCTGAAAACTCTGGTTGTTGTTGCATCTTTTCTGCAGTTGAGGAGGGAGAAGATTAGCGAGAGGATGAAGCTTCTGCAGGACCTTGTTCCTGGCTGCAGCAAAGTAGGTCTATCTAGCACAAAAGAAAAAAGGGAACTTGTGTGTTTTTATGTTGATTTTCATTGCAAATGAACATTTTTTATCCTTTGAAATCCAGGTCACTGGGAAAGCGGTAATGCTTGACGAGATCATCAACTATGTTCAGTCCCTGCAAAGACAAGTTGAGGTAATAACTAACATCTCACAATACACTATACGTTAAAATATGCACAACTTTGTCTGAATCCAGGCTTAGCTACGGACCAAGTTGTCATTTGGAAGAGAGGAAGTAGAACATCGCTAGATACTGAGACCTGAATATGAATACAATTTTCTACAACCCTCATTACATACTGATGGCAAGCATCAAAATATTGAATTGATCTTGCAGTTCTTATCGATGAAGCTCGCAACAGTAAACCCAAGGCTTGACCTCAATATAGAAGGGCTTCTATCGAAAGATGTATGAGGCTTCTTGCAATCTCATTCTTTTTTGTTCATTAGTTATACGTATAAGAATCTAACAAGAAAACCCACTCTTGTCATCAGCTTCTTCGCTTCCCTGGTGTTCCTTCTTCTTCCCTTGGATTTTCCCCAGAAATGATGCACCCACAATTACAGCTATCGCAACCAGGCCTGATTCAGGGGGGCGCTGCTGGCATGGCCAATCCGGACGTATTCAGGAGAATCATGCAGGCACAATTGAGTGCAAAAGACGGGTCTCAGGTTAGCATATCTATTCTGTATGATTGAACAGATCCTAGTACAGTACTGTTTTTTAAGTATCAACACAGCACACTAATCACTCGAGTCTTCAGGTAGCAGTTGACAACTTGACATAGCTTAAGCTATCCTGTAGCAACATAAAATTTTCTCAAACATATACTTCAAGTTTTCTTATAATACCATGATCTTCATAGCCAACTAAGTTGTGTTCAGGAACAAATTTGCCCCAAACCTGCATACAGTACATATTTTCTAACGGGCAATCCACATATACTTCAAGTGAGGCTTCTCCAACTCCTATTCCAAGTTTTGTGTTGAGGAACAAATCTGCTTGTGACACCAAGATCTTCATACAAACACTGATCGCAATTGCTTCAAATTTACAATACTGATGCCAGCTTTTGGATTTGTCGAGCAGATGTCCCACGCATTGAATGGAGGGTCATTCAGCGAGGTTGCGCAGATGGCGTACCCGTCGCTGGGGTCCCAGGACTTGAGCATCAGGCCGTCGCAGGACGGGTTTCAAATGTGACTGAACATGCCAGTTGCACATAGTAAAGAGCAAAGGCTTCCTTCCATCTGATCGGCGAACATGCAGGTGCGCAGGGCCGCATAACTGATGCTGCTACTGCTGGGAGCATGCAGCAGCGCTCGGCTGTGCTGCATCGCCATCGCCCAGGTTTTTATTGTGTTCATCAGAGGGAACTGAGAAAAAGCTCGTGGAGCCCCCCAGTCCGTCCCCCACCCCACGGAAGCAAGCGCTGGACGGATGGATGAGAGCCTGGATGGCTGGAAATTCTGTCTGTTTGGGTGGTCGCATGCATTCATGGTCATGGCTGGCGCGCAGTGCAGTAACAGTGAGCTGTGTGTTGGTAGCGAGCAAATGAGCTGCTGCTGCAGGGTGTAATGCGAGGAGCCTTGTTTTGTTAGTAGTTTCAGTGCTTttgtttgcataatagtttaaGAGTCCAAGAAACACTCTTAAAATTGGGGGGGCGGTCCGGCGATGGTTATGTTGAAACATCATACGTTTGGCAAATTCTCCTTGTGCCACAAATCAAAGAAGGATGCTACATCGATCATGCATATTCATGGGCTGTGTCTGTTCCTCATTTGCACTCGGAGCAAACTGTCCATGTATCGTGTATGTATACGTAGAGACCTACTCTACAGTATTTTTTGCGCTTTTTGTGGCGAGAACATCATTCGTCAGTCATCACAaactgtctgtctgtctgtgaTGGCAAACGGTAGGTGCATGATCGATGGACTATAGGGAGAAGGTGTGCCCGTGCCACGGGCCTCTCGAAAGAGATGAGCATGAGAGCTCATTCACCTAAGGGCCAAGGACACTTAGGGCAGAATCATTTGGCATTTGGCCCCAACCCAACTTGCGACTAATCATGGCCTGAAAACAAACTTGGTGACGGCCATGACCTGAAATTCTGAAAACAAACTTTGGTGATGACCAATGGTCGTGCACAGTGAAACTTCTGCGCACTCTCGTACCAGCTGCCCACCCAAAGCGGACAAGACAACCGGCACAGGCAATAGATAGATAGAACAAACAAACGTTTTGGTATATTCCGTGTGTGTCGGCAGCCACGGTCGTTCCAGGACAAGGCTAGGCGCTGCTGCTTGTGCTTGGTACTGCCCGAGGCGTGCCGGCCGGACCCCTGCCATGCGCCTGCTGCCGCGCGCCTGCGCGAGGCCGTACGCTGCGGCGATTCCACCCGCGCGTGCGGCCAGCTCGCTCGTGGCCTCGTGGGTGGGAGCTCCGGCCGGGCGACCGCGACGCCGGATCGGACAAGCGCCTGAGCGTGTGCTCGTCGCGCACTCCAATCCTGATGCCGGTGGGGATTCCGGGATTCGCCACGTTCCGCTGTGCCTGTCGCACGCACTGCGCGCACGTCGTCCCCGCAGGATCCCATGCCCCCCCCCACTCCCCGTATCACACAACGGGCCTCCATATCCATTGGCCCATTGTCTATGCGCACTCCCTGTATCACACAACGGGCCTCCATCGGCCCATTATCTATGCGCTCAGTCCGTttacacatcgaatcttgcggcacatgcatgaagcattaaatatagacgaaaataaaaactaattacacaatttgtctgtaaatcacgagatgaatcttttgattctaattagtctatgattggacaatatttgtcacaaacaaacgaaagtgctacagtagcgaaatccaaaaaaatttggcatctaaacaaggcctaaagtaaATTTCGCCTCCATGTCTAGTAGAATGGTTGCAACGGTCTTTGATTTCATGGGATTTTCCAGTTTAAACATACAGTACATAACTGCGCGGATGCGATTTTACAGAGCGTGAACAATATAGATAGACAGCATGGTAAAAAGCATTTTCAGTTCCCATTGTAAAGGACATGTATCATCAACAATTCTGGGTGTGTTTAGTTTTCCATAGAATGCAAGATATAAAATGTTAATTACTCATTCAAAATATAGATTTTATTGTCCTCATTAGGGCCTATTGAGGATCTTTTGGgcattttttttacttttgagGCCAAAATCTAAAATGGAGAATAACTACCTTTTTATCAAAAATTTTGCAtaatgtttagttccattatgcaAAATGTTGAATCAAAACCCAAATTCTTTTAAGATAAACGACGCATCAGGTTTTTCTGCCACCGTGATCTATTACCCATGAGGCCATGACAAAATATCGGTTGGGGGAACACCATGGAGTGTAGGATCACAATCCTTCACACTAAAATTATTAAAAAGTCGGTACAAGAAAACTTGACACAAAACGACCTACAGCAGATAAGAGAACATTGAAGACCAATTTGATCATCTTCTTCCTTCGATTGTTGGCTGTCCGCCTGAACCTGAAAATTGCACTAAAACGTCAAACAAAAAACAAAGGAAAGGAACACCTTAGAGTAACGCTAAAGCCACTTGCTGTTGGCAATGACATCTACTAGCCCTGTGGAAAAACACCGCTAACACATAGGCTCATAATCACTAGCGGGAACCAGGGGGCAGCAGGGGCATGCCCCCTCCCCCAGcacattgattttttttaatatctATACAAAATTCAATTGCATAGTTAAGAAATATATTTTCACTCTATTTTTATGATAAACAATGTACATTTTCATTACGAGTAATAAATATATGTCAAAAACATTGAAAAACTATTGAGACATACATTCGTTGTACATATTTATTATGTTTATGAGGTGTCATCGTATTGCTCGGCCCccttatttgattttttttggtcCGCCATTGCTCATAATCCTTCACAACCAAAACACAGGGTTGGAGAAACTCGACCTTGCCACATGACAGATCAAAAGAAGGGTTCGAAATCATCATATCGAAAAGCCAACCAACTATTTGCCTTGATAAAGGCATCAACTGCCAAAGTCCCGAGAGAACCCAAAGATCTGTACAAACCCTCGCTAGCCCTTCAAAGGCACTACATCAGACATCATATAAAATTCATATAATTTCTAATTTAACTGGTATAAAATCTAGTTTAATATAAAAAAATCAATTCTTTTCTATGTTAAAAACATTCTTTCTTTGAATCATCTAATATTATATCAGTTTTTAGTATTTTGAAATGCatatttgtttcaaaaaaatatttggatattgtttgaaaaaatatttctacGATTTCTTTTATAAAGCCTAATTGACCTCCTGAACTATCGCAAAAGTTGAATTTATCTTCTATGCTGCTGGTGTCATGGTGTGGAGCCACGTAAGACGGTTGGCGTAGCGTCATGCCGCCACGTCATCAAGGACCACCCTAAGACGTAAATTGAACCACTTTATTAGAGTTtagataaagaatataaaaggttGAGTTTTCTAATTAATGGAGATAAATTGAACTAACGCAATAGCTTTTCTTTAGGGAAACTAATGCAACAGCTTATTTTTTTAAGGAACAACAACTAACGCAATAGCTGACAGAGA encodes:
- the LOC8083275 gene encoding transcription factor bHLH49 isoform X2 encodes the protein MDMNESGEKGMEGNASSGAAGIPVEWQTQFSAAAFSCAPPQQQQVPMMDSAFASAAGLWASTSQAMALSDVGAMSAARGGGGFLAPVPGFLPQGLGHFPVDSGFIERAARASCFGGGGGVMGATAGYGTADHQTMNNAFSGSSEALLDHQRKDGNDKGEPELGRNGHDGVLSSEAAAGDCSSKGTSDSKKRRRPNEVQSANLPADSANESVHSKDKGEESSPATTTGPGKSKGKGAKETSESQKEDYIHVRARRGQATNSHSLAERLRREKISERMKLLQDLVPGCSKVTGKAVMLDEIINYVQSLQRQVEFLSMKLATVNPRLDLNIEGLLSKDLLRFPGVPSSSLGFSPEMMHPQLQLSQPGLIQGGAAGMANPDVFRRIMQAQLSAKDGSQMSHALNGGSFSEVAQMAYPSLGSQDLSIRPSQDGFQM
- the LOC8083275 gene encoding transcription factor bHLH49 isoform X1, with protein sequence MDMNESGEKGMEGNASSGAAGIPVEWQTQFSAAAFSCAPPQQQQVPMMDSAFASAAGLWASTSQAMALSDVGAMSAARGGGGFLAPVPGFLPQGLGHFPVDSGFIERAARASCFGGGGGVMGATAGYGTADHQTMNNAFSGSSEALLDHQRKDGNDKGEPELGRNGHDGVLSSEAAAGDCSSKGTSDSKKRRRPNEVMGGDQVQSANLPADSANESVHSKDKGEESSPATTTGPGKSKGKGAKETSESQKEDYIHVRARRGQATNSHSLAERLRREKISERMKLLQDLVPGCSKVTGKAVMLDEIINYVQSLQRQVEFLSMKLATVNPRLDLNIEGLLSKDLLRFPGVPSSSLGFSPEMMHPQLQLSQPGLIQGGAAGMANPDVFRRIMQAQLSAKDGSQMSHALNGGSFSEVAQMAYPSLGSQDLSIRPSQDGFQM